AAGCGCTCCCAGCGCAGGGCGAGCGCGCCGGTGGCTCCGGCGGCCGCGTCGAAGGACCAGGCGTGCGGCTGGAAGACGGTGGGCAGCGCCCCGCGCACGGCGAGCCGCCCGGCCAGGCCCGCCTTGGCGCTGTGCGCGTGCAGCAGGTCTGGGCGGACGCGGCGGACGAGCCGGGCCGCGCCGCTCACCTCGGCGGCGAGCCCGGGCCCGGGGGCCCGGCCGGCCCGCCAGGTGAACACCTGGGCCCCGGCGTCCCGGGCGCCGTCGGCGAGCTGTCCGCCGCGCGGGCAGCCGACGACGACGCGCAGGCCCGCGGCGCTCTGGGCACGGACGAGATCGATGACGACCCGGGCGACACCGCCCTCCACTGGCTGGACGAGATGGAAGACGGTCACATGTTCTGACACATGCTCCGGCACTGGTTCTGACGGCACGTGGAGCGGTCTCCTGCGATCAGCGGCGCGCGTCTGTCTGAACGAAGAGCACGCCGAGGAAATGACCCTGGTTTTCGCCCGTGAGCCTGAACGTCAGGTTGCGGGCACCACCGGACAGGGCGGGACTCAGGTCGAACACGTCCGCGTCATATCCGAGATTATTCATATTTTCAGGCTGTCGTACCGAAGCGGAATGCCCGAAATCCGTGATGGTCGAATTCATCACGTCATTGAACGGGTTTTCGCCGTCGCTCAGATTCAACCGCCGACCGCTGTCGGCGGTCACGGTGAGCGAGTCCCCGAGGACCCCGCGGTCCCCGTCGTAACCGACGAGCCCTACCCGGCCCGTCGCCTCGGCGGGCGCGTCCAGACCGGACACCTCCACCGTCTCGGCGGCCAGCTGACCGGCCCCGGCCCGCAGTTCCTCGAAGCCGTCCCACACCGCGACCCGGCGCACCGGCTCCTGCGGCTGTTCGTAGGCCGCCACCAGCGTCCAGCCGCCCCACGCGCCCACCGGCGAGTTCCCCATGGCGATGTTGATCTGGGCCACCGTCCACATCCCGGTGCCCCCCTTGCGGACCATCGGGGTGACGTCGGCGGACGCCTGATAGGCATCGCTGCCCGCGTCGGAACGGTGCCCGATCACGGTGTCGGCCAGCACTTCCTTGTACGCGCCGCCCGGTTCGGCGACGAGCACCCGGCCGCTGTCCTCCGGCGGCTTCTGCTCCCCGACGCGCAGGTTCCCGCCCCAGTACAGGCGGGCGTAGGCGACCTTCGCGCCCTTCGGGATCTTCAGCTCGGCGCGGGTGGAGTTGTAGGTGTCGGGGTCCTTGTCGACGTCGCTGTAGAACATGTCGAAGTCGTTGTTCACCCCGGCGGCGCCGCGCTTGACGTCCTCGCACGGCTCGGCCTGCGGGGACTCCTCCTTGCGGCAGCTGATGCCCGCGTTGGACGCCCGTACGAGCCCACCGTGCAGCTCGGCCTGATAACGCTGGGTGAAGGGGATACGGGCCTTTTCGCGGGCCGCCGGAGCCTTCGGGGGCGGACCCGCGGCGTCCGCCGCAGAAACGTTCACCGAAAGTGCGAGGCAGGACAGCAGGGCGAGCGAACCGAGGATTCTGCGGGAGGAACCCATGACCCTGTCTCCATTTTCGATCAAGGGGACAAAACAGGAGTGAACTTTGTCAGAAATCAAGCTGGAAATCACGCCGGACTCGCGCGTACGGCCTTTTGGGCGATACCACGCACCCTTGCGGATGGCACGTCGTTATGGAGGTGCACCATTGTTCGAACCGAAAGGGATAACGGAGATGAAGAAGAGGCTGATGCGCGGCACCACGCTGGCCGTCGCGGGCGCTGCGATGCTGATGGGCGGCGCGGGCCTCGCCTCCGCGCACGGTGGCGACGGCGCCTCCGCGCAGGGCGTGACCAAGGACTCCCCCGGTGTCCTCAGCGGCAACCTGCTCCAGGTCCCGGTCGACGTTCCGGTGAACGTGTGTGGCAACACCGTCAACGTGATCGCCCTGCTCAACCCGGCGTTCGGCAGCAAGTGTGTGAACGCCTGACCGTCAACCGTGCCGCCCGAAACGTCGGCATCCGAGTGAAGCCACGCAACCCCCACCGGGGCGGGGCCGTTGTTCCGGGTGCTCCTGTACCGGGCAATCCTGCAGAAAAGGGACGATTGTGATCAAGAAGATGATGGCCACCGCGGCTGTTGCCGCCTCCGTCGTGGGCATGGGCGCGGCCATGGCCCCGCAGGCGATGGCTATCGGGAACGACAACGGCGTCAACACCGCCAACGGCAACAACGCCGCGCAGATCTACGGCAACCAGGCCACCTACGGGAACATGAGCCCGCAGATGGCGCTGGTCCAGGGCTCCCTGAACAAGCCCTGCATCGCCCTGCCGGCCAAGGCCAATGTGCAGTCGGTGCTGGCGCTGATCAACGTCGGCGTCCAGGACATCCCCGTCCTGTCCAACCCGATGAACCAGCAGTGCACCGAGAACTCCACCCAGGCCAAGGGCGACGAGCCGCTGTCGCACATCCTGGACAACATCCCGGTCCTCTCGGGCAACGCCTCCAGCGGCAGCTGATCGCGGGACACACAGGCGGGGCCGCCGCACCTTCGGGTCGCGGCGGCCCCGCCTTGTGTCCGCTCCGCGCGGCGGGAATGCCCGGGTATATCCCACCGCATTCCCGCGGCCGGGGCATCGGAGTGAATTCGATCCAGGCCGCACGAGACGCTCCGACTTTCGCGGTCCGTGCGGTTTCTTTTCCCCGGACCACTCGTTGTTATTCATGCAGTGGATACGCCTCTGCGGGAAAGGATCGAAATTCTCATGACGTACAAGAAGGCAGTTGTGCTGGCCGCCGGCGTTCTGATGGCCGTTGGTGCCGCCGCCCCCGCCATGGCTGACGCCGACGCCCACGGTGCGGCCGTCGGCTCCCCCGGCGTCCTGTCCGGCAACCTCCTCCAGGTGCCGGTGCACATCCCGGTCAACGTCTGCGGCAACACGGTCAACGTGATCGCCCTGCTCAACCCGGCGTTCGGCACCGTCTGCATCAACAACTGACGAAGCGCTTGAGCCCGCAAGGGCAGACCTCCTCGGGGTGGCCTCGGAGTGCACGGCGGTGCACTCCGAGGCCACCTCCGATTCAGCACCGGCGGCCCCGCCGGTAGACAGGGAAGGACCCATGCGACAGGTACTGAGCCGGAAGGTACTGGGCAAGGGAGTGCTCACGGCCGCGGCGGCGTCGAGCCTGCTGTCGATCGCGACCGGTGCGGCCTACGCGCACACCGGAGCGAGCGCCGAGGCCGCGCACTCACCGGGCGTGCTCGCCGGGAACAGCGTCTCGGTACCGATCACGTTCTCGCCGAACGTCTGCGGCAACAGCGTGGACGCCGGGGCCGGTCTCAACCCGGCCATGGGCGGCACCTGCGTGACCACCGACGGCGGTGGGGGCGCGTACGGCGACCACGCCGACTACGAGCGCTACCTGAGCCGGGAGAACGCCGAGGCGTTCCAGCGCTACCTCGACGACCAGCGCGACGAGCACGACCAGCGCCAGGGCGAGCGGGAACCCGAGCGCGCGCCCGAGCGGCACGACGAGCGCGCGGGCAGCGGCAGGCACCGGATGCCCGAGCAGCGCGACCGCGGCCACGGGCAGGAACGCGGTCAGGAGCACGGCCAGGAAGCCGGGCAGGACCGCCACGAGGGCGCCCACCAGGGCGGCAACGGCGGCGGCGACGAGGACTGCGACGAGCACCCGCGGGCCACCCCGGCCCCGGCGGCCCACCACGCGCCCCCCGCGCCGAAGCCCGCGCACGCCAAGCCGAAGCCCGCCCCCGCGCACCACGCGGCGCCCCCGGCCCACCACGCGGCCCCCGCGCCGAAGCCGAAGCCCGCTCCGGCGCCCGCCGAAGCCCCCGAGCCCCGGCCGCAGCACCACGGCAGCGAGTTCGTCGAGCACCCGGCGGCTCCCGCCCCGGCACCGGCCCCTGCTCCGCAGGCCGCTCCCGCGCCCGCACCGCAGGCCGCCCCCGCCGCGCCCGCCCCGGCTCCGGCACCCGCCCCGATGCCCGCTCCGGCGCCCGTGACCGCGCCCGCCCCGGCGCCCGCCGCGGCTCCGGCCCCGCTGCCGGCGCCCGTACCCGCGCCCGTACCGGAGGCCGTACGTCCGGCGGCGCCCGCGGCCGACCAGCCCCCGGCCGCTCCGGCGGGCGACACCCCGATCCACCTGCCCCCGGCACCGGCCCCCGCGCCGGTCCGCGAGGCGCCCCCGGTCACGCTCCCGGCCCCGGCGCCGCAGACCCCGGCCCGCGCCCCGATGGCCGGACGGCCGATGCTGGCCGAGACGGGATCCGCGGGGCAGCCCGCGGCCGCCGCGGCCCTCGCCGCGGCCCTGCTGCTCGGCGGTTCGATCCTGTACCGGAGGTCCCGCGTCTCCTGACCCGGACCGGGCCGGCCGGGTCCGTAATACGGTCGGTAATCGGAAAAGATTCGCAAGCGGGATCGGCCGGAGAATCCATGTCGGATTCTCCGGCCGATTCCGTTCGGCGACAGAGTTTCCGCAGCCCCAAGGAATCGTTAGCCAGGGCGAAAGTGACGCGACGGTCGTCACTGGAAAAGGATTTCGATAATGAAGTACACGAAGGTCGCCGCTGTGCTCGCCGGCTCCGTCGCCGCCCTCGGCGCCGTGACCCCCGCCTTCGCGGCCGAGCCCGGAGCGCTGCCGCCCATGAGCCTGACGGGCGGGGTGACCGAGGTCCTCAACGCGGCCGCGCCCGTCTCCGCCTCGCTCCCGCAGACCGTGAGCAACGGGCTGGCCGAGCAGGGCGACACGGTGGGCAAGGTGGTGGGCACCGCGCAGAAGGTGAACCAGCTGCGCAACGCTGGGCCGACCGAGGCACTGGGCGCCGCCAACGCGGTCACCCAGCTGACCCCGATGCTGGGCGGCGTGAAGCTCAACAACGGCCACAACTGATCCCTCGCATCCCGCGCGAAACGACTGTGGGCGCCACCGGCGATGCCGGTGGCGCCCACAGTCACATGCGGTGGCTGACGTCAGTCGTTGACGCAGACCGAGCCGAAGGCCGGGTTCAGCAGACCGATGACGTTCACGGAGTTACCGCAGACGTTGACCGGCACGTGGACCGGGACCTGGAGCAGGTTGCCCGACAGGACACCGGGGGAACCCACGGCCGCGCCCTCGGCCGATGCGTCGGCGGCGGCGGAACCGGCGGCACCGGCCGCAGCGAGACCAGCGGCGGCCACGACGAGAGCGGCCTTCTTGGCAGAGTTCATGGGAATTGCACCTTCTGTTCGATGTCCTGCCCCGAACCGGGGCTCACAACAAACGAAACGGCCCAGCTCCCCAGACGACACGGCTCCGAACGGAATCAGACCTGTTCAGAGCAATAGTCGTAACCGCGACACGGCCACCGGTCCCCCCTAGCGGATGGGGATGTCCGGAAGATCCGGAAGGTCCGGCACCAGCTTGTCGTCCGCCGCGGGCGGGACGGCCGGGATCGCCGGGGCCTTGGGGATCTCGGGCAGCTTGATCTCCGGGAGCTTGACCCCCGGGATCTCCGGCAGCTTGATGTCGGGCAGCTTGATCTCCGGGATCCCCGGGATCGCCGGCAGCTTGATGAGGTCCGTCAGGGACTTCAGCAGGTCCTGCAGCGTCTTGGTGAGCCCGCCCAGCAGGTCGTCGATGGGCCCGGCCGCCGCCACGCGCTCGTCGATCTGCTGCTGGACCGTGGCCACCCGTTCGGTGAGCGCGGCACCCTTCTCACCGTCGAGGGCGCTCGCCGGAGCCGCGGCGCCGAGCAGTATGACCGCGGTCAGGGCCGAGGGGACGAGGATGCGGATGCGGGACGCCTTGGTGCGGGACATGGCGGTTCCTTCGGGTGAGCGGGCCAAATCGGACCAGGAAAGTCCGCTTCTCTCACCCACCGTGCTTATAGGCTCTACGGACCGCAACCGGATCATGAACCGCTGCGGGCTGCGTACGGGCTTCGCGCAGGCGTCCGGGGCGCTCTCACCCGGGGTGGGGAAAACCCGGCCCGGAACGGGCCGTTTGAGTGAAGCAGCGGAACCAACCCCATGACCGGGCAGTTGATCAGGGCGCTCCACTAGCGGGCACTCGTGCGACAAAAGGAACATGATGAACAAGCTCGTCCAGGCCACCCTGATCGGCGCCTCCGTGCTCACCGCGGGTGTCGCCACGGCCGCCCCGGCCCTGGCCATCGGCAACGACAACGGCATCAACACCGTGAACGGCAACGGCTCCTCGCAGGTGTACGGCAACCAGAAGACCACGGGCGACATGAGCCCGCAGCTCAGCCTGGTCCAGGGCTCCGCGAACAAGCCCTGTGTCGGCCTGCCGGTCAAGGTCAACGCCCAGTCGCTGGTGGCCCTGCTCAACGTCGGCGTCCAGGACATCAACGTCCTGTCCAACCCGATGAACCAGCAGTGCACCGAGAACTCCACCCAGGCGAAGGGCGACGAGTCCCTGTCGCACATCCTGGACAACATCCCGGTCCTCTCGGGCAACCTGTCCGCGGGCAGCTGACCACCGCTTTCGATTCCGGTCCGGGCCCCCGCGCCCGTGGAGCGAAGTGACAGGGCCCCGGCAGCTTCCAGCCGCCGGGGCCCTCGCCTGTGGGTTCGCAGGTCAGTTGTCAGCTGGTCAGCTGGTCAGCTGGTCCAGAACTCCCACCAGCGGGTGAGGATCAGCATCCCGATCACGCCGGTGTGCAGGGCGGGCGGGGCCCAGCCGAATTCGGTGAAGAAGCTCCTGACCGGCCGCGGCGCGGGCAGCACGCCGGTACGGACGTTCTGCGCGGTGACCGCCCAGAACATCAGCAGCGTCGCCACCCAGGCCAGGGTGCACCACAGGCACAGCGCGTTGATCTCGTACAGCGACTGCACCATCAGCCAGGTGCAGAAGCCGACGCCGAACAACGTGCCCGCGTTCAGCCCCAGCCAGAACCAGCCACGGTGGCGGGCGCCCGCGATCAGGGACATCCCGACGCACACCACGACGGCGTAACAGGCCAGTCCCAGCATGGGGTTGGGGAAGCCGAAGGCCGCCGCCTGCTCGCTCTGCATGACGCTGCCGCAGGAGACCACCGGATTGAGGCTGCAGGCGGGCTTGAAGTCCGGGTCCTCCAGCAGGAGGAACTTGTCGAGGGTGATCACCCACGAGGCGAGCAGCCCGGCCGCTCCCGTGAGGACCAGCAGCCAGGCGAGTGCGCGAGGGGTCGCGACCGGCTCGTCCGGCTCGCCTTCGGGTCGACCGCGGGTCTGCCCCTGCTGGCTGGGGACGCCCACTGTATTCGTTGCCATACGGCCCATAGTCCCGCACTCCGGCACCGATCGTGGCGAACCGGGGCCATACGTACGCAAGTTGACCGGATGGAGTGCCGGGAACCCCTGGCACTTCCCGGACGTTTTACCGAACCCCGGACGTGATGTCAGAGCCAGGGGCTACGTTGAGCTTCCGTGACGTGACAAGCTGCGACGGCCTGGAGACCCACCTTGAGCGATCCGTACGAGACAACCGAGGCGCACCTCGAGCGACTCCTGGGCCGCGCCCTCAACTCCTTCGACCTGCCGGACCGGTTGGTCGAGCGCCTCGGCACGGCGCTCGCCCACAGCTCCTCGCTCCACAGCACGCACCACGGTCCGGCGGCGGGCCGCTGGCGGGAGACCCACCGGCACACCTACCTGCTCGCCGACGGCGGCTCCGCGACGCTGTGGGAGCTGGCGTACCGGCTGGAGCACGACCGGGCGACCCGGCACGAGATCTTCATCAGCAAGGCGGAGGCCGCCCTGGCCGCGGTGCGCCTCTTCGGCGAGGACCCCGCCGCCGTGCGGGACTTCACGCTGATGGAGGAGGCCGAGGGCGAGCTCGCCGACCACGACGTGCTCAGCGCCCTGTTCGCCGCCTCCGCACCCGCCGGGGCGCACCGGGAGTACGCGGTGGAGCAGTCCGCCGACCACGCCCGCCGGGTGCTGCGCCGGGCGGAGAACACCGACCGGCCGGGTGAGGCGGTGGCGCGGCTGCTGACCTCGGCGTACGCGCACCGGATCACCCAGGCGTTCGGCACCCGGCAGTGCCTCGCGGACGGCCGGGGCGCCGGTTTCAGCCTCTACGAACACGCCTTCGTCCTGCTGGACGGGAGCGAACTGAGCCTGTGGGAGGTCGAGCACACGGCCACCCCGGACGGGCGGCACATGTGCGAGGTCTATGAGAGCGAAACGGCCGCGCGCGGAGCGATGGAGCTCCGCGCGCGGGTGAGGTGAGGTGAGCCGGTTCGGGGACGGTCAGGCGGCGACCGGGATCTTCGCCTCGGTCTCCGCCGCCGTACCGGTCTCCGCCGGGGCCGGGGCCTGGCGGCGCATCCCCTTGAGGAGGATGACCAGGCCCGCGGTGACGCCCGTACCGGCGGCGATCGCGATCAGGTAGAGCAGCGGGTTGCCGATCAGCGGGATGACGAAGATGCCGCCGTGCGGGGCCCGCAGGGTGCACTCGAAGGCCATCGAGAGGGCTCCGGTGACCGCGCCGCCCACCATGGAGGCCGGGATCACCCGCAGGGGGTCGGCGGCGGCGAAGGGGATGGCCCCCTCGCTGATGAACGAAGCGCCCAGGAACCAGGCGGCCTTGCCGTTGTCGCGTTCCGTCTTCGAGAAGAGGCGGCCGCGCACGGTGGTGGCCAGTGCCATGGCCAGCGGCGGCACCATGCCCGCGGCCATCACGGCGGCCATGACCTTCAGGCTGCCCTCGTTGGGGGTGGCGAGGCCGCCGATGGCGAAGGCGTAGGCGACCTTGTTGAGCGGACCGCCGAGGTCGAAGGTCATCATCAGGCCGAGGACGACCCCGAGGATGACCGCGTTGGCGCCGGAGAGGCCCGACAGCCAGTCGGTCAGGGCCTGCTGGAGCGAGGCGACCGGCTTGCCGACGACGAGGAACATCAGGAAGGCCGTCACGGCCGAGCCGATGAGCGGCAGCACCACCACCGGCATGATCCCGCGCAGCGCGGCCGGGACCCGGACCCGCTGGAGGGTCAGGACCGTGCCACCGGCTATCAGGCCGGCGATCAGACCGCCGAGGAAACCGGCGTTGACGGTGAGCGCGACGGCGCCGCCGACGAAGCCGGGGACCAGGCCGGGGCGGTCGGCCATGCCGTAGGCGATGTAACCGGCGAGCACCGGGACGAGGAAGCCGAAGGCGAGACCGCCGGTCTGGAAGAGGAGGGCCGCCCAGCTGGCGGACTCCGTCCAGACGAAGTGCTCGGCGACGGAGGGGGCCTTGTTGATGCCGTAGCCGCCGATGGCGAAGGCCAGGGCGATCATGAGGCCGCCCGCGGCGACGAAGGGGACCATGTAGCTGACGCCGGACATGAGCCAGGTGCGGAGCTTCGCGGCGTGGCTCTCGCCCTGGCTCTCGCCCTCCTGCGGGGCGGGGGTCGGCGTGGCGCCGCCGGTCTCGCCGCCGCCGGTCTCGCCGCGGGCGGCCTTCTCGCGGGCCTCCGCGAAGAGTTCGGCGGGGCGGTTGATCCCGGCCTTCACGCCGACGTCGACAGTGGGCTTGCCCGCGAAGCGGGCGCGGTCGCGGACGGGGACGTCGTGGGCGAAGACGACCGCGTCGGCGGCGGCGATGACGGCGGGGTCGAGCCGGGTGAACCCCGCGGAGCCCTGCGTCTCGACGGCGAGCTCGATCCCCTCCGCCGCGGCGGTGCGCTGGAGGGATTCGGCGGCCATGTAGGTGTGCGCGATCCCGGTCGGACACGAGGTGACGGCCACGACCCGAAATCCCCCTCCCCCGGTGCGGGCTGAAGTTGGCTGCGCCGCCCCGGCCCCGCTGGGGGCACCCCCCGCCCCGCCGGGGACACCCTCAGCCTCGCTGCGGCCACCCTCAGCCTCGCCGGGGACATCCCCGGCCCCGGGGAGGGCATTTTCAGCCTCGCCGGCGTTTGAGGCGCGGGTCCGGGCACAGCCCGGTACCGCCTCCGGCGGGCCCTCAAACGCCGGGCGGGCTGAAATTGGCTGCGCCACCCCGGCCTCGGTACGGGCACCCTCAGCCTCGCCGGCGATTGAGGCGCGGGTCCGGGCGGAGCCCGGTTGCGCCTCCGGCGGGCCCTCAAACGCCGGGCGGGCTGAAATTGGCTGCGCCACCCCGGCCTCGGAACCGGCAACCCCCGCCCCGCCAGGGACACCCCGAGCCCCGGGGGCACCCTCAGCCTCGCCGGCGATTGAGGCGCGGGTCCGGGCAGAGCCCGGTACCGCCTCCGGCGGGCCCTCAAACGCCGGGCGGGCTGAATCTGGCTGCGGGTCGGCGATGAGAGTGGCGGCTTGGGGTGGGGTGAGGGTGGTGCGGAGGGCTGCTACGAAGTCGGGGCGCATCAGGCGGCGGGCCAGGGAGGACAGGATCGTCAGGTGCGCGTCGTCGGCCCCCGCGGGGGCGGCGATCAGGAAGATCAGGTCCGCCGGCCCGTCCGGGGCGCCGAAGTCGACCCCGGACGGGGCCCGGCCGAAGGCGAGGGTGGGGGCGGACACGTGCGCACTGCGGCAGTGCGGGATGCCGATCCCGCCCTCCAGCCCGGTCGGCATCTGCGCCTCCCTCGCCGCCACGTCCGCGAGGAAGCCCTCCAGGTCGGTGACCCGGCCGAGCGCGAGCATGCGCCGGGCCAGGGACCGGACGGCCGCTTCCTTGGAGTCGGCGGTGAGGTCGAGGTCGACCAGCTCCGCAATGATCATCGGCTTGCTCATCGCTTGTCGCTCCGTTCGGACAGGGGGAGGTCCAGGGGGAGGTTCTGGGTGATGCGGACCTTGTCGGGGCGCAGGTCCGACGGGGTCGGCATGGCGCTGCCGGGGAGCTGGACCGCGGCCGCGCCGTGGGCCAGGGCCGAGGCGAGGGCCTCGGGGCCGGTGCCGCCCGCGATCAGGAAACCGGCCAGGGACGCGTCACCGGCGCCCACGTTGCTGCGTACCGCCGTGACGGCCGCCGTGCCGTAGTAGGTGCCCTCGGCGCTGACCAGGAGCTGGCCGTCGGCGCCGAGGGAGGCCAGTACCGCCCCGGCGCCCAGCGCGCGCAGCTCCTCGGCGGCCTCGACCACGTCGCCCAGGGTGGCCAGCGGACGCCCGACGGCGGCGGCGAGTTCCTCCGCGTTGGGCTTGATGACGTCGGGGCGGGCCGCCAGCGCGGCGGTCAGGGCCGGGCCGGAGGTGTCGAGGGCGATCCTGGCGCCCGCCGCGTGGGCGCGGGTGACCAGTTCGGCGTACCACGCGGGGGCGAGGCCCCGCGGGAGGCTGCCGCAGCAGGCGATCCAGTCGGCGCCGCCGGAGCAGCCGCGGACGGTCTCCAGGAGGAGGCCGGATTCGGCTTCGCTGAGTTCGGGACCGGCCGCGTTGATCTTCGTCAGGGTGCCGTCGGGTTCGGCGACGGAGATGTTGGAGCGGGTCTGGCCGGTGATCGTGACCGCGGTGACGTCCACACCCTGGGCGCCGAGGAGTTCGGCGATGAGGGTGCCGGGGGCGCCGCCCAGCGGGAGGACCGCCGTCGTACGGACCCCCGCGGCGGCGACGGCCCGGGAGACGTTGACGCCCTTGCCGCCGGGGTCGACCCGCTCGGCGGTGGCGCGGAGCACTTCGCCCCGGTCCAGCGCGGGGACCTCGTACGTCCGGTCCAGGGAGGGATTGGGGGTGACGGTGAGGATCATACGAGCACGACTTCCGTACCGGCGGCTTCGATCGCCGCCTTGTGTGCGGGGGCCAGGCCCCGGTCCGTGATGAGGAGGTCCACCTCGGCGAAGGTGCCGAAGCGGGCGAACTGCTCCTGCCCCGACTTCGAGGAGTCGGCCAGGACGACGACCCGCCGGGCGGCCGCGATCGCGGCGCGCTTGACGGCGGCTTCGGCCAGGTCGGGGGTGGTGAGCCCGCCCTGCGCGGTGAAGCCGTTCGTCGCGAGGAAGAGGACGTCGGCGCGGATCTCCGCGTACGCGCGCAGCGCCCAGGCGTCGACGGCGGCGCGCGTGCGGTGCCGGACCCTGCCCCCGACGAGGTGCAGGTCGATGCCGGTGTGGTCGGCGAGCCGGGCGGCGACGGGCAGCGCGTGGGTGACCACGGTGAGCACGGTCTCGACCGGGATGGCCGCCGCGAGGCGGGCGATGGTGCTGCCCGCGTCGAGGATG
This is a stretch of genomic DNA from Streptomyces sp. NBC_00536. It encodes these proteins:
- a CDS encoding rodlin, with the translated sequence MIKKMMATAAVAASVVGMGAAMAPQAMAIGNDNGVNTANGNNAAQIYGNQATYGNMSPQMALVQGSLNKPCIALPAKANVQSVLALINVGVQDIPVLSNPMNQQCTENSTQAKGDEPLSHILDNIPVLSGNASSGS
- a CDS encoding rodlin, translating into MNKLVQATLIGASVLTAGVATAAPALAIGNDNGINTVNGNGSSQVYGNQKTTGDMSPQLSLVQGSANKPCVGLPVKVNAQSLVALLNVGVQDINVLSNPMNQQCTENSTQAKGDESLSHILDNIPVLSGNLSAGS
- a CDS encoding chaplin, giving the protein MRQVLSRKVLGKGVLTAAAASSLLSIATGAAYAHTGASAEAAHSPGVLAGNSVSVPITFSPNVCGNSVDAGAGLNPAMGGTCVTTDGGGGAYGDHADYERYLSRENAEAFQRYLDDQRDEHDQRQGEREPERAPERHDERAGSGRHRMPEQRDRGHGQERGQEHGQEAGQDRHEGAHQGGNGGGDEDCDEHPRATPAPAAHHAPPAPKPAHAKPKPAPAHHAAPPAHHAAPAPKPKPAPAPAEAPEPRPQHHGSEFVEHPAAPAPAPAPAPQAAPAPAPQAAPAAPAPAPAPAPMPAPAPVTAPAPAPAAAPAPLPAPVPAPVPEAVRPAAPAADQPPAAPAGDTPIHLPPAPAPAPVREAPPVTLPAPAPQTPARAPMAGRPMLAETGSAGQPAAAAALAAALLLGGSILYRRSRVS
- a CDS encoding DUF6227 family protein, with amino-acid sequence MSDPYETTEAHLERLLGRALNSFDLPDRLVERLGTALAHSSSLHSTHHGPAAGRWRETHRHTYLLADGGSATLWELAYRLEHDRATRHEIFISKAEAALAAVRLFGEDPAAVRDFTLMEEAEGELADHDVLSALFAASAPAGAHREYAVEQSADHARRVLRRAENTDRPGEAVARLLTSAYAHRITQAFGTRQCLADGRGAGFSLYEHAFVLLDGSELSLWEVEHTATPDGRHMCEVYESETAARGAMELRARVR
- a CDS encoding vitamin K epoxide reductase family protein → MATNTVGVPSQQGQTRGRPEGEPDEPVATPRALAWLLVLTGAAGLLASWVITLDKFLLLEDPDFKPACSLNPVVSCGSVMQSEQAAAFGFPNPMLGLACYAVVVCVGMSLIAGARHRGWFWLGLNAGTLFGVGFCTWLMVQSLYEINALCLWCTLAWVATLLMFWAVTAQNVRTGVLPAPRPVRSFFTEFGWAPPALHTGVIGMLILTRWWEFWTS
- the pfkB gene encoding 1-phosphofructokinase, translating into MILTVTPNPSLDRTYEVPALDRGEVLRATAERVDPGGKGVNVSRAVAAAGVRTTAVLPLGGAPGTLIAELLGAQGVDVTAVTITGQTRSNISVAEPDGTLTKINAAGPELSEAESGLLLETVRGCSGGADWIACCGSLPRGLAPAWYAELVTRAHAAGARIALDTSGPALTAALAARPDVIKPNAEELAAAVGRPLATLGDVVEAAEELRALGAGAVLASLGADGQLLVSAEGTYYGTAAVTAVRSNVGAGDASLAGFLIAGGTGPEALASALAHGAAAVQLPGSAMPTPSDLRPDKVRITQNLPLDLPLSERSDKR
- a CDS encoding DUF3344 domain-containing protein; its protein translation is MGSSRRILGSLALLSCLALSVNVSAADAAGPPPKAPAAREKARIPFTQRYQAELHGGLVRASNAGISCRKEESPQAEPCEDVKRGAAGVNNDFDMFYSDVDKDPDTYNSTRAELKIPKGAKVAYARLYWGGNLRVGEQKPPEDSGRVLVAEPGGAYKEVLADTVIGHRSDAGSDAYQASADVTPMVRKGGTGMWTVAQINIAMGNSPVGAWGGWTLVAAYEQPQEPVRRVAVWDGFEELRAGAGQLAAETVEVSGLDAPAEATGRVGLVGYDGDRGVLGDSLTVTADSGRRLNLSDGENPFNDVMNSTITDFGHSASVRQPENMNNLGYDADVFDLSPALSGGARNLTFRLTGENQGHFLGVLFVQTDARR
- a CDS encoding chaplin, which produces MTYKKAVVLAAGVLMAVGAAAPAMADADAHGAAVGSPGVLSGNLLQVPVHIPVNVCGNTVNVIALLNPAFGTVCINN
- a CDS encoding chaplin, yielding MNSAKKAALVVAAAGLAAAGAAGSAAADASAEGAAVGSPGVLSGNLLQVPVHVPVNVCGNSVNVIGLLNPAFGSVCVND
- a CDS encoding DeoR/GlpR family DNA-binding transcription regulator, with the protein product MYAPERQQEILRLAREAGRVDVLSLAEQFQVTAETVRRDLTALDRAGLVRRVHGGAIPAGRLDFEPDLTERESTAADEKDRIAAAALAELPEGGSVILDAGSTIARLAAAIPVETVLTVVTHALPVAARLADHTGIDLHLVGGRVRHRTRAAVDAWALRAYAEIRADVLFLATNGFTAQGGLTTPDLAEAAVKRAAIAAARRVVVLADSSKSGQEQFARFGTFAEVDLLITDRGLAPAHKAAIEAAGTEVVLV
- a CDS encoding PTS fructose transporter subunit IIABC — its product is MSKPMIIAELVDLDLTADSKEAAVRSLARRMLALGRVTDLEGFLADVAAREAQMPTGLEGGIGIPHCRSAHVSAPTLAFGRAPSGVDFGAPDGPADLIFLIAAPAGADDAHLTILSSLARRLMRPDFVAALRTTLTPPQAATLIADPQPDSARPAFEGPPEAVPGSARTRASIAGEAEGAPGARGVPGGAGVAGSEAGVAQPISARPAFEGPPEAQPGSARTRASIAGEAEGARTEAGVAQPISARPAFEGPPEAVPGCARTRASNAGEAENALPGAGDVPGEAEGGRSEAEGVPGGAGGAPSGAGAAQPTSARTGGGGFRVVAVTSCPTGIAHTYMAAESLQRTAAAEGIELAVETQGSAGFTRLDPAVIAAADAVVFAHDVPVRDRARFAGKPTVDVGVKAGINRPAELFAEAREKAARGETGGGETGGATPTPAPQEGESQGESHAAKLRTWLMSGVSYMVPFVAAGGLMIALAFAIGGYGINKAPSVAEHFVWTESASWAALLFQTGGLAFGFLVPVLAGYIAYGMADRPGLVPGFVGGAVALTVNAGFLGGLIAGLIAGGTVLTLQRVRVPAALRGIMPVVVLPLIGSAVTAFLMFLVVGKPVASLQQALTDWLSGLSGANAVILGVVLGLMMTFDLGGPLNKVAYAFAIGGLATPNEGSLKVMAAVMAAGMVPPLAMALATTVRGRLFSKTERDNGKAAWFLGASFISEGAIPFAAADPLRVIPASMVGGAVTGALSMAFECTLRAPHGGIFVIPLIGNPLLYLIAIAAGTGVTAGLVILLKGMRRQAPAPAETGTAAETEAKIPVAA
- a CDS encoding chaplin, with translation MKKRLMRGTTLAVAGAAMLMGGAGLASAHGGDGASAQGVTKDSPGVLSGNLLQVPVDVPVNVCGNTVNVIALLNPAFGSKCVNA